A stretch of Rhododendron vialii isolate Sample 1 chromosome 4a, ASM3025357v1 DNA encodes these proteins:
- the LOC131322945 gene encoding uncharacterized protein LOC131322945, whose translation MLAAMRRNMKKSPRVADETMFGVRNGPESPIFGNGMDRRRSRWKGFSVICSVLRAPLSLVSCLSQPRISAADGVWVSCELTRVSEMNHLMVNDSLRYAILM comes from the coding sequence ATGCTGGCGGCAATGAGGCGGAACATGAAGAAGAGCCCACGAGTAGCCGATGAGACCATGTTTGGGGTCAGAAATGGCCCTGAATCACCCATTTTTGGAAACGGCATGGACAGAAGGCGATCACGGTGGAAGGGTTTTTCGGTAATTTGCAGTGTCCTTCGAGCCCCTCTCTCCCTTGTCTCATGCCTTTCCCAGCCTCGCATCAGTGCGGCTGATGGAGTGTGGGTGTCCTGTGAGCTGACTCGGGTATCGGAGATGAACCACCTCATGGTGAACGACAGCCTGCGATACGCCATCTTGATGTAG
- the LOC131322944 gene encoding F-box protein At3g07870-like isoform X2: MGNPELPIHLVIEILSRLPVKTLLDFRRVCKGWLSVISDPYFANLHLYKSQPSLLLAPFKPVGSRESWKLNLVDLDVNPSSPSNDPVELVTTINLPKGPLPYNVVNSCNGLLCLFAPCTDSPISIYNPLLGELVTLPGCPSGCPILSFFDVAFGYSPMTDQYKVVRSFYGKGRLTCETEIYTLGEGSWRSMGKIPCMVRNTSFNAFLDGSLHWISDAFSVDFIYCLDFGSEQFRSVPVPSKFGLAKKECWDMNVVVLRDCLSICDLSEPGHSEVWVMKDYGVKESWSKDFVIDTMMIDGTCLYYEPIMVLEDGQILLFEDETYSILLYEPGSNCLRNVRTLGFSTRYFLGRAHVPSLLSLRNVAEGENFKKLS, from the exons ATGGGTAACCCAGAACTCCCAATCCACTTAGTAATCGAAATCCTCTCAAGGCTCCCAGTCAAAACCCTCCTCGATTTCCGCCGCGTTTGCAAGGGCTGGCTCTCTGTCATCTCTGACCCTTATTTCGCCAATCTCCATCTCTATAAATCACAGCCCAGTCTCTTGCTCGCACCCTTCAAACCAGTCGGTAGTCGCGAATCGTGGAAACTTAACTTGGTTGACCTCGATGTCAATCCCTCCAGTCCTAGTAATGACCCTGTGGAATTGGTCACCACAATCAACCTCCCAAAGGGGCCCCTCCCATATAACGTAGTTAACTCCTGCAATGGATTGCTGTGCTTGTTTGCTCCGTGCACCGATTCCCCGATTAGCATATATAATCCTCTTTTAGGCGAATTAGTTACACTCCCTGGATGTCCAAGCGGCTGCCCAATTTTAAGCTTCTTTGATGTTGCTTTTGGTTATAGTCCAATGACTGATCAGTATAAAGTAGTACGGTCCTTTTATGGAAAGGGTCGGCTAACATGTGAAACCGAGATATACACACTTGGTGAAGGGTCATGGAGAAGCATGGGGAAAATCCCCTGCATGGTTCGTAACACCTCATTTAATGCATTCCTTGATGGATCGCTTCACTGGATTTCTGATGCGTTTAGTGTAGACTTCATTTATTGTCTCGACTTTGGAAGTGAACAATTTCGGTCAGTTCCTGTACCTTCTAAGTTTGGTCTGGCTAAGAAAGAGTGCTGGGATATGAATGTGGTAGTGCTTCGAGACTGTCTCTCTATATGTGATTTAAGCGAGCCTGGTCATTCTGAAGTATGGGTGATGAAGGATTATGGGGTCAAGGAATCTTGGAGTAAAGACTTTGTCATTGATACTATGATGATTGACGGGACTTGCTTGTATTATGAGCCAATAATGGTTCTGGAGGATGGACAAATCTTGCTATTTGAAGATGAAACGTATTCTATTTTGCTTTATGAGCCCGGATCGAATTGCCTGAGGAATGTTCGTACTTTGGGATTTAGTACAAGATACTTCCTTGGGCGTGCTCATGTCCCTAGCTTGCTTTCACTCAGGAATGTTGCAGAAGGAGAAAATTTTAAG AAACTCAGCTGA
- the LOC131322944 gene encoding F-box protein At3g07870-like isoform X1 codes for MGNPELPIHLVIEILSRLPVKTLLDFRRVCKGWLSVISDPYFANLHLYKSQPSLLLAPFKPVGSRESWKLNLVDLDVNPSSPSNDPVELVTTINLPKGPLPYNVVNSCNGLLCLFAPCTDSPISIYNPLLGELVTLPGCPSGCPILSFFDVAFGYSPMTDQYKVVRSFYGKGRLTCETEIYTLGEGSWRSMGKIPCMVRNTSFNAFLDGSLHWISDAFSVDFIYCLDFGSEQFRSVPVPSKFGLAKKECWDMNVVVLRDCLSICDLSEPGHSEVWVMKDYGVKESWSKDFVIDTMMIDGTCLYYEPIMVLEDGQILLFEDETYSILLYEPGSNCLRNVRTLGFSTRYFLGRAHVPSLLSLRNVAEGENFKKLNCLKENGSSS; via the coding sequence ATGGGTAACCCAGAACTCCCAATCCACTTAGTAATCGAAATCCTCTCAAGGCTCCCAGTCAAAACCCTCCTCGATTTCCGCCGCGTTTGCAAGGGCTGGCTCTCTGTCATCTCTGACCCTTATTTCGCCAATCTCCATCTCTATAAATCACAGCCCAGTCTCTTGCTCGCACCCTTCAAACCAGTCGGTAGTCGCGAATCGTGGAAACTTAACTTGGTTGACCTCGATGTCAATCCCTCCAGTCCTAGTAATGACCCTGTGGAATTGGTCACCACAATCAACCTCCCAAAGGGGCCCCTCCCATATAACGTAGTTAACTCCTGCAATGGATTGCTGTGCTTGTTTGCTCCGTGCACCGATTCCCCGATTAGCATATATAATCCTCTTTTAGGCGAATTAGTTACACTCCCTGGATGTCCAAGCGGCTGCCCAATTTTAAGCTTCTTTGATGTTGCTTTTGGTTATAGTCCAATGACTGATCAGTATAAAGTAGTACGGTCCTTTTATGGAAAGGGTCGGCTAACATGTGAAACCGAGATATACACACTTGGTGAAGGGTCATGGAGAAGCATGGGGAAAATCCCCTGCATGGTTCGTAACACCTCATTTAATGCATTCCTTGATGGATCGCTTCACTGGATTTCTGATGCGTTTAGTGTAGACTTCATTTATTGTCTCGACTTTGGAAGTGAACAATTTCGGTCAGTTCCTGTACCTTCTAAGTTTGGTCTGGCTAAGAAAGAGTGCTGGGATATGAATGTGGTAGTGCTTCGAGACTGTCTCTCTATATGTGATTTAAGCGAGCCTGGTCATTCTGAAGTATGGGTGATGAAGGATTATGGGGTCAAGGAATCTTGGAGTAAAGACTTTGTCATTGATACTATGATGATTGACGGGACTTGCTTGTATTATGAGCCAATAATGGTTCTGGAGGATGGACAAATCTTGCTATTTGAAGATGAAACGTATTCTATTTTGCTTTATGAGCCCGGATCGAATTGCCTGAGGAATGTTCGTACTTTGGGATTTAGTACAAGATACTTCCTTGGGCGTGCTCATGTCCCTAGCTTGCTTTCACTCAGGAATGTTGCAGAAGGAGAAAATTTTAAG